The Anopheles coluzzii chromosome 2, AcolN3, whole genome shotgun sequence genome window below encodes:
- the LOC120947353 gene encoding uncharacterized protein LOC120947353, protein MKWRPASLLLFTVCFLVAADQLVQARVAFEKLTDFDFQGTTYYSVKNLSLYECQGWCREEPDCQAAAFSFVVNPLTPAQETLCQLQNVTAANNPASTPQRSSSMYYMVKLQLRSENACQRPWNFERVPNKIIRGLDNALIYTSTKEACLSACLNEKRFICRSVEYDYNNMKCVLSDSDRRSVGQFVQLVDAQGVDYFENLCLKPSQACKFSRQFQLPRIGVSDDKVSQYVGLHYYTDKELQVTSETACKLACEIESEFLCRSFLYLGQPTGSQYNCRLYHLDHKSLPDGPSTYLNGERPLIDVGEPSGDYFENICEKQSNQAENTLPVVFDTVEDPAVNNLTRNDANCDKTGTCYDVSVHCKDTRIAVQVRTNKPFNGRIYALGRSETCNIDVINSDTFRLDLTMGGQDCNTQSATGIYSNTVVLQHHSVVMTKADKIYKVKCTYDMSSKNISFGMLPIRDPEMIHINSSPEAPPPRIRILDARAREVETVRIGDRLTFRIEIPEDTPYGIFARSCVAMAKDSKSTFQIIDDDGCPVDPTIFPAFTQDGNALQSIYEAFRFTESYGVIFQCNVKYCLGPCEPAVCEWGRDSVESWGRKRRSVTASNDTVEEEEDMNISQEILVLDFGDEKNRDFLRSEASTDFGRDKTVTIIEPCPTKTSVLALAVTCALMVLVYLSTLFCYYMKKWMQPHKVMA, encoded by the exons ATGAAGTGGCGTCCCGCAAGTTTACTACTGTTTACCGTCTGCTTCCTGGTGGCGGCCGACCAGCTCGTGCAGGCCCGCGTCGCCTTCGAGAAGCTGACCGACTTCGACTTCCAGGGCACGACGTACTACAGCGTGAAGAATCTGTCGCTGTACGAGTGTCAGGGCTGGTGCCGGGAGGAGCCCGACTGTCAGGCGGCGGCGTTCAGCTTCGTCGTCAACCCGCTCACGCCCGCGCAGGAGACGCTGTGCCAGCTGCAGAACGTGACGGCGGCCAACAATCCGGCCAGCACGCCCCAGCGTTCCTCCAGCATGTACTACATGGTGAAGCTGCAGCTGCGCTCGGAAAACGCCTGCCAGCGCCCGTGGAACTTTGAGCGTGTGCCGAACAAGATCATTCGCGGACTGGACAATGCGCTCATCTACACCAGCACCAAGGAGGCCTGCCTGTCGGCGTGTCTGAACGAGAAGCGCTTCATCTGCCGCTCGGTCGAGTACGACTACAACAACATGAAGTGTGTGCTGAGCGACTCCGATCGCCGATCGGTTGGCCAGTTCGTGCAGCTGGTCGATGCCCAGGGCGTGGACTATTTCGAGAACTTGTGCCTGAAGCCAAGCCAGGCCTGTAAGTTTAGCCGCCAGTTCCAGCTGCCGCGCATCGGCGTTTCGGACGACAAAGTATCGCAGTACGTCGGGCTGCACTACTACACGGACAAGGAGCTGCAGGTGACTTCCGAAACGGCCTGCAAGCTGGCGTGCGAAATCGAGAGCGAGTTCTTGTGCCGCTCGTTCCTGTACCTGGGCCAGCCGACCGGTTCCCAGTACAACTGCCGGCTGTACCATCTCGACCACAAGTCGCTGCCCGATGGACCCTCGACCTATCTGAACGGTGAGCGGCCCCTGATCGATGTCGGCGAGCCGAGCGGAGACTACTTTGAGAACATCTGCGAGA AGCAATCGAACCAGGCTGAAAATACACTCCCCGTGGTCTTTGACACCGTTGAGGATCCGGCCGTCAATAACCTCACGCGTAACGATGCCAACTGCGACAAAACTGGAACGTGTTATGATG TCTCGGTACACTGCAAGGACACACGCATTGCTGTGCAGGTGCGCACCAACAAACCATTCAACGGACGTATCTACGCGCTGGGACGATCGGAGACCTGTAATATTGATGTCATCAATTCCGACACCTTCCGTCTGGACCTAACCATGGGCGGACAGGACTGTAATACTCAGAGTGCG ACCGGCATATACAGCAACACGGTGGTACTGCAGCACCATTCGGTCGTGATGACGAAGGCGGACAAGATCTACAAGGTAAAGTGCACGTACGACATGAGCTCCAAGAACATCTCCTTCGGCATGCTGCCAATTCGTGATCCGGAGATGATCCACATCAACTCGTCGCCGGAGGCACCGCCGCCAAGGATCCGCATTCTGGACGCCCGTGCACGCGAGGTCGAAACCGTGCGCATCGGAGACCGTCTGACGTTCCGCATCGAAATCCCGGAAGACA CTCCCTACGGCATCTTCGCCCGATCGTGCGTCGCCATGGCCAAGGATTCCAAGAGCACGTTCCAGATCATCGACGACGATGGTTGCCCGGTCGATCCGACCATCTTCCCAGCCTTCACCCAGGACGGCAATGCGCTGCAATCGATCTACGAGGCGTTCCGCTTCACCGAGAGCTACGGTGTGATCTTCCAGTGCAACGTGAAATACTGTCTGGGACCGTGCGAACCGGCTGTTTGCGAATGGGGACGTGATTCAGTCGAGTCCTGGGGCAGAAAGCGTCGTTCCGTCACGGCCAG CAATGACACCGttgaggaggaggaagataTGAACATCTCGCAGGAGATTCTGGTGTTGGACTTCGGCGATGAGAAGAACCGTGACTTCCTGCGCAGCGAAGCCAGCACTGACTTTGGCCGGG ATAAGACCGTCACCATCATTGAACCGTGCCCAACGAAAACATCGGTTCTGGCGCTTGCCGTCACCTGTGCCCTGATGGTGCTGGTCTACCTGTCGACCCTGTTCTGCTACTACATGAAGAAGTGGATGCAGCCACACAAAGTCATGGCATAA